In one Achromobacter spanius genomic region, the following are encoded:
- a CDS encoding amino acid ABC transporter permease produces the protein MLDSYLSTAGVVLPFLLKGFWETLKISFVAIIAGSLLGFVIGVIRSYHIRGIHQLLGLYIHILRGTPFLVQLYIFYFVLPNSGIELLHWDSATAAFVSLSVYTSCYVAEIVMGAIQSVPRGQTEGAMTLGLRPLQILRLVVLPQAMRLIVQPMSGVYVMLIKSTAILSVVGITELTRQGEVFIITFPAKSLFIYGMIAAIYFIYCYPLLRLANWLEKRLTGGLQGASLH, from the coding sequence ATGCTGGATTCCTATCTTTCCACCGCCGGCGTCGTGCTGCCCTTTCTGCTGAAGGGCTTCTGGGAAACGCTGAAGATATCGTTCGTGGCCATCATCGCGGGCTCGCTGCTGGGCTTTGTGATAGGGGTGATACGCAGCTACCACATCCGTGGTATTCACCAGTTGTTGGGCCTGTACATCCACATCCTGCGCGGCACGCCGTTTCTGGTGCAGCTTTATATCTTCTACTTCGTGCTGCCCAACTCCGGCATCGAACTGCTGCATTGGGATTCCGCCACCGCCGCCTTCGTGTCGCTGTCCGTGTACACGTCCTGCTACGTCGCTGAAATCGTCATGGGCGCCATCCAGTCCGTGCCGCGCGGCCAGACCGAAGGCGCCATGACGCTGGGCCTGCGACCCCTGCAGATCCTGCGGCTGGTCGTGTTGCCGCAGGCCATGCGCCTGATCGTGCAACCCATGAGCGGCGTCTACGTCATGCTGATCAAAAGCACCGCCATCCTGTCGGTGGTCGGCATTACCGAACTGACGCGCCAGGGCGAGGTATTCATCATTACCTTCCCCGCTAAATCGCTGTTCATCTACGGCATGATCGCCGCCATCTACTTCATCTACTGCTACCCGTTGCTGCGCCTGGCCAACTGGCTGGAAAAGCGCCTGACGGGCGGCCTGCAAGGCGCAAGCCTGCATTGA
- a CDS encoding amino acid ABC transporter permease, with translation MDWLIDYYNWRIVSQYTGEFATGLANTLIAAGASLVLSVLAGVPLALLHMSRRGAIWRPVAAYVQFIRSTPLLVQIYLVYYAVPMVIPGAGRWSEMVLGIMAMTLHHAAYMSEIIRVGIESVPRGQIEGAKACGMNYQQRLRYVVLPQAFANTLPPLLGQTAVLIKDTSLLSLITVFELVAAGVQMNSDRIVPSESFLTIAAGYLLIYGVMLLLSRGVSLWLAGPAWNAR, from the coding sequence ATGGATTGGCTGATCGACTACTACAACTGGCGCATCGTCAGCCAGTACACGGGCGAATTCGCCACGGGCCTGGCCAACACGCTGATCGCGGCGGGCGCCAGCCTGGTGCTGTCCGTGTTGGCCGGCGTGCCGCTGGCCTTGCTGCACATGTCGCGCCGCGGCGCCATCTGGCGCCCGGTGGCGGCCTACGTGCAGTTCATCCGGTCCACCCCCTTGCTGGTGCAGATCTACCTGGTGTATTACGCGGTGCCCATGGTGATACCGGGCGCCGGGCGCTGGAGCGAAATGGTGCTGGGCATCATGGCCATGACGCTGCACCACGCCGCCTACATGAGCGAGATCATCCGCGTAGGCATTGAATCCGTGCCGCGCGGCCAGATCGAAGGCGCCAAGGCTTGCGGCATGAACTATCAACAGCGGCTGCGCTACGTGGTGCTGCCGCAGGCATTCGCCAACACGCTGCCGCCGTTGCTGGGGCAGACCGCCGTGCTGATCAAAGACACGTCCCTGCTGTCGCTGATCACCGTATTCGAACTGGTCGCGGCCGGCGTGCAGATGAACAGCGACCGCATCGTGCCCAGCGAAAGCTTCCTGACGATTGCCGCGGGCTACCTGCTGATCTACGGCGTCATGCTGTTGTTGTCGCGAGGCGTCAGCCTCTGGTTGGCCGGCCCGGCCTGGAACGCGAGGTAA
- a CDS encoding ABC transporter substrate-binding protein, whose product MLKIKQWLGLASIAVAASTVALPAQADELSDIIKRGELRVAVQTSGPLMSFMDKSGKRTGLAVEVAKRMADDLGVKLVLQDYEWKGLLPALLSGKADMVAADMTPTPQRAAQVLFSAPMFYAETVAVVQKDSPYKSYQELNKDGLNVGVLGASTYAEAGKKMLPKATMKEFSGGSAPVGQALSSGRLDAGIMSMSTANQFLVDFGNLRVLDGVMVREPLAFAVGPNAFRLKFWLDNWQTLKTADNTLPEQVKYWYSTDWKKDHQ is encoded by the coding sequence ATGCTGAAAATCAAACAATGGCTGGGCCTGGCCAGCATCGCCGTCGCCGCCAGCACCGTGGCGCTGCCCGCGCAAGCCGACGAACTAAGCGACATCATCAAGCGCGGCGAACTGCGCGTGGCCGTGCAGACCTCGGGCCCCTTGATGAGCTTCATGGACAAATCCGGCAAGCGCACCGGCCTGGCCGTGGAAGTGGCCAAGCGCATGGCCGACGACCTGGGCGTGAAGCTGGTCCTGCAAGACTACGAATGGAAGGGCCTGCTGCCGGCGCTGTTGTCCGGCAAGGCCGACATGGTGGCCGCCGACATGACGCCCACCCCGCAGCGCGCGGCGCAAGTGCTGTTCTCGGCGCCCATGTTCTATGCCGAAACGGTTGCCGTGGTGCAGAAGGACTCGCCCTACAAGTCGTACCAGGAACTGAACAAGGACGGGCTGAACGTCGGTGTGCTGGGCGCCAGCACCTACGCCGAAGCCGGCAAGAAGATGCTGCCCAAGGCCACCATGAAAGAGTTCTCGGGCGGCAGCGCCCCGGTGGGCCAGGCCCTGTCCAGCGGCCGTCTGGACGCCGGCATCATGTCCATGTCCACCGCCAACCAGTTCCTGGTGGACTTCGGCAACCTGCGCGTGCTGGACGGCGTGATGGTGCGCGAGCCGCTGGCGTTTGCCGTCGGCCCCAACGCCTTCCGCCTGAAGTTCTGGCTGGATAACTGGCAAACGCTGAAGACCGCCGACAACACGCTGCCCGAGCAGGTGAAGTACTGGTACTCCACCGACTGGAAGAAAGACCACCAATAA
- a CDS encoding amino acid ABC transporter ATP-binding protein encodes MADALLDVQAVTKTFHRDGQPPHLALDGVDCQLNKGEVMVVVGPSGSGKSTLLRTLNGLESIDSGTIRVDGVSLTDPATDVNRWRTNVGMVFQHFNLFQHRTALDNVALPQRVVRGRSRADAERYARDLLGRVGMADFGERYPSQLSGGQQQRVAIARALAMDPKLMLFDEATSALDPETVGGILELMRQLARDGMTMAVVTHEMGFARDVGDRALFMDAGRIVEIGTPEEVFVHPKEPRTRAFLDKIL; translated from the coding sequence GTGGCAGACGCTTTACTGGATGTCCAGGCAGTCACCAAAACGTTCCATCGCGACGGGCAGCCCCCGCATCTGGCGCTGGACGGCGTTGATTGCCAGTTGAACAAGGGTGAAGTCATGGTGGTGGTCGGGCCGTCGGGCTCCGGCAAAAGCACCTTGCTGCGCACGCTGAACGGCCTGGAAAGCATTGATAGCGGCACCATTCGCGTGGACGGCGTGTCCTTGACGGACCCGGCCACCGACGTCAATCGCTGGCGCACCAATGTCGGCATGGTGTTCCAGCACTTCAACCTGTTCCAACACCGTACTGCGCTGGACAACGTGGCGCTACCCCAGCGCGTGGTGCGCGGGCGCAGTCGCGCAGATGCCGAACGCTACGCCCGCGACCTGTTGGGCCGCGTCGGCATGGCCGACTTCGGCGAACGCTATCCCAGCCAGTTGTCGGGCGGCCAGCAGCAGCGCGTGGCCATCGCCCGCGCGCTGGCCATGGACCCCAAGCTGATGTTGTTCGACGAGGCCACTTCCGCGCTTGACCCTGAAACCGTGGGCGGCATCCTGGAACTGATGCGGCAACTGGCGCGCGACGGCATGACGATGGCCGTCGTCACCCACGAAATGGGATTCGCGCGCGATGTCGGCGACCGCGCGCTGTTCATGGACGCCGGGCGCATCGTGGAAATCGGTACGCCCGAAGAGGTGTTCGTTCATCCCAAGGAGCCGCGCACGCGTGCTTTCCTGGACAAGATTCTGTAG